CAGGCCGTCCACGATGTAGTCCTGGTGGCACCACGCGCCGAACGTCTGATCGCGCTCAAGAAGCAGATCGAGGCCGAGACGCCGGGCGCACGGGTGGTGGCCGCGACCTACGCCGATGCCTACATTGGTGATGCCGATCTGATCATCACAACCACCAGCGCCCTGACCGGTAAAGTGATCAACATCGACAAACTCAAACCTGGTGCAGTGGTCTGTGATGTGGCCCGTCCGCCAGACGTGAAGGAGGAAGACGCCCGGCGGCGCCCTGATGTGCTGGTGATTGAAAGTGGTGAGATTGTATTGCCGGGCGAACCGGATTTTGGCTTCGATATAGATATGCCGCCTGGTACAGCCTACGCCTGTTTGTCAGAGACGGCGCTGCTGGCGATGGAAGGTAAATTTGAAGACTACACGCTAGGCCGTAATATCGAGATCGAACGGGTTAAGGAGGTCTATCGGCTGTGGAAGAAGCATGGCCTTGAACTAGCCCGCCTGCGCTCGTTTGGGGTCTACGTTACCGATGAGATGATCGCCGAAAAGCGCCGCCTGGCCGAAGAGCGTCGTCGCCAGTTGGGCTTGCCTGCCGAGAAGGTGCTGGATCAATCATCGTGAGCACTGTACAACTTGAATGGATTACGACACAGCCATCATCGCCACGACCAGCACCACCTGTCGTGCTGGTCCACGGTGCCTGGCATGGGGCCTGGTGCTGGACCGAACAAGCCATCCCTGATCTGGTAGCACGTGGCCTGACGGTACACGCGATCAGTCTTCGTGGGCATGGCCGTAGTGCGCCTGCCGGCCCGTTGACGACGATCTGTGATTATGTGCGCGATGTGCAAACGGTGGTGCGCAAACTCCCTCAACCACCGCTTGTTGTCGGCCATAGCTCTGGTGGATATGTTGTGCAATTGCTAATGAGTGGGCGTTGTGGAACAGCGCCGCCGTTGGCCGGGGCTGTGCTGCTATGCAGCTCGCCGGTGTCGAGTCCCACCTACTTTTTGCGCCGTCTGCGTGAGCGAGCACCAATGGTTGACATTCGCGCCTTGCTACGCCGGGAAGCAGAGGCGGTACGGGCTGCGCTGTTTCGAGCGGATATTGCGCCAGCCGATCTCGAACGTTACCGCCGGCAATTGGTGCGCGAACCGCCACTTGTAACCTTAACCAGCATGGTTATTCGCCCCCGCCCGCTGCGAGTGCAGGTACCGGTGTTGGTGATTGCTGCCGGGTGTGATGCCATCTTCGATGTGCCTGCTCAGCAGGAGCTGGCGGCGGCGTATCGCGCCGAACTCATCGTGATCCCTGAAGCTGCGCATGACCTGATGCTTGACCCGGCCTGGCCGCTGGCAGGTGCCGCGATTGCGCATTTTGCCGCTACCCTTCACCGATCCGTACCCTCAACTGCAAGGTAAAAGACGATACCCAATCAGGCATCGGGAGATATTGTATGAACGTAGCCACCGAACCGGCCATTGTTGTCCATCAATTGAGCAAAATCTACGAGGTTCCTGAGCGTGATCCGGGTTTACTGGCCGCAGTGCGTAGCCTGTTTCGGCGACGGGTGCGTGCCATCCCGGCGGTGTCCGCTGTCAGTTTCACCATTCAACCGGGTGAAGTGGTTGGATTTCTCGGTCCGAATGGGGCCGGGAAAACTACCACCCTCAAGATGCTGACCGGCCTGCTCCATCCAACCGCCGGTGATGTGCGTGTCTTCGGCTACATTCCGTCTCGCCGCGAACCGGCTTTCTTGCGCCGGATTACGCTGGTGATGGGTAATCGCAATCAGTTACAGTGGGACCTTCCGGCACTCGATTCGTTTGAGCTACTGCGGGCAATCTATCGCTTACCACCGGCAGCATTTCGGGCGACTCGTGATGAATTGATTGAGTTGCTCGAAGTTGGCCATCTGGTGCGCAAACCGGTGCGTAATCTTTCGCTCGGTGAGCGTATGAAGATGGAGATTATCGGCGCGCTGCTGCACCGTCCACAGGCATTGTTTCTCGATGAACCGACCCTCGGCCTCGACGTAACAATGCAGCGGCGGATTCGGGCGTTTGTGGCCGAATACAATCGGCGTACCGGAGCAACAGTATTGCTCACCAGTCACTATATGGCGGATGTCGAGGCTCTCTGTCGGCGGGTAATTGTGATCCATCACGGGCAAGTCCTCTTCGACGGGCCACTGCACAATCTGGTCGATCAGTTTGCTGCCTATCGCAAACTGATTGTGACCCTCAGCGAAAGTGGGAGCGATCTATCCCGCTTCGGTGAGGTGATCGATCAGGATGGCCTGCGGTACACCTTGCGCATCCCGAAAGCGACAGCTCCGGCGGTGACGGCCCGGATTCTGGCTGAAGTACCCGTTGCTGATGTGACGGTTGAGGAACCGCCGATTGATGATGTTATTGAGCAGGTGTTTGCGGTAGGTGCGAGTCATTAAGACCGGCAAAGGCGACATATGTCTGGAATTATTGATTTTTATCGGGCCGCGATGAAACAGGCAATCCTGGTGCAATTTCAGTATCGGGCGGCCAACTATTTCTACATAATCGGCATGATCAGCGAGCCGATCATCTATCTGGTGGTCTGGAGTGTGGTTGCGGCTGCGCAGGGTGGGACGGTCGGCGGGTACGATGCCGGTGCTTTCGCCGCCTACTATATCGTCTGGACGCTGGTACGCAATATGAATATCGTCTTTACGCCATACGGTTGGGAGCAGCGGATTCGCACCGGTGAGTTGTCGGCAGTGCTCTTGCGTCCACTGCATCCATTGCACTACGACATCGCCTTTTTTGCCGGCTGGAAGGTGGTCGTCATTCTGTTCTGGTTGCCGATTGCCGCAGTGCTGGCGTGGCTCTTCCGGCCAACCCTTGCCCCAACCTGGCTTGAGATCGCAGTATTTGCCGTCGCCATCTGGGGTGCATTTCTCATCCGTATGATGTTTCTCTGGTTGCTGGGCCTGATTTCCTTCTGGACGACCCGCGTGGCGGCGATCTACGAACTCTTCTTTGCCTTTGAATTGTTTCTTTCCGGGCGCATCGCACCGCTGGCGCTCTTCCCTGAGTGGGCGCGCACACTGGCCGATTGGCTGCCATTTCGCTGGACGTTTGGTTTTCCCATCGAGGCTCTGATTGGGCAATTAAGTGTCGCCGGCTTGATCGGTGGCCTGGCGATGCAGGCATTCTGGATACTCCTCGGTTTGGGACTGGTGCTACTGGTCTGGCGTCGTGCTGTGCAACGCTACACGGCGGTTGGTGGTTAAGCAAGGTGTTGTATAGCAGAGAGATGAAGGGCGTGGTATGGAGCTGGTGCGCTTAATTGCCATCTTTGCCCGGGTTGGCATCCTCAACGAGATGCAATACCGGGTTAATTTCTTCTTCCAGATGCTGGAGTCGGCGATTAGTCTGGCGACCGGACTGATCGGTCTGGGGCTGGTCTTTCAACACACCACCATTCTGGCCGGTTGGCAACCGGCGGAATTGCTGGTCGTGATGGGGATTTACGTGCTGATGAGTGGCATCGTGCAGGCGGTGATTCAGCCGAATATGTTGCGGCTGGCGCAGGATGTGCTTGAGGGCAAGCTCGATTATGCCCTCACGAAACCGGTCGATAGCCAGTTGCTGGTGAGTATTCGGGAATGGCAGGCGTGGCGCTTTACCAATGTCGTATTGGGCTTGCTGGTCGTCGGATGGGCGCTCGTCTCTTTGCAGGCAAGTGTCAGTTTAGGGCAGATCGTGCTCTTTGTCCTTATGCTGGGCTGTGGGGTAGTGGCGCTCTATGCTTTCTGGCTGATTCTGGCCACGACCAGTTTTTGGGTCATTCAGATCGAAAGTTTGATCAATTTGTTTGAAGGTATTTTTGCCGCCGGACGCTGGCCGACCAGTATCTACCCTGGCTGGTTGCGCGCAATCCTGACCTTTCTGGTGCCGGTTGCGTTTGCAGTCACCGTTCCGGCAGAAGCGCTTACCGCTCGTTTGAACAGTTCAACGCTGGCGTTAGCGGTTGGCGTGAGTTTCACCCTCTTCTTGCTGGCGCGTCTGCTATGGCGATGGGGTGTCCGTCGCTATAGTGGTGCCAGTGCCTGAAGCCATCACCAGTGTGATACGGTTGCCGGCAATAATGCCCGTGTGGACAACGGTATCACGCTGGTTTGTAATGGTCTACCTGTTGTGCTGATCGCGCAGGTCGGCAAGCATACGTTCAGGTACCTGCACGGCAACCACTTCACCCTGCACCGTCGTTTCGCCATCAACCTCGATCCAGGCTTCGATCACCACCTTGCGTCCCGCCATCTCTTTCACGCGCCCGTGAATGATCAGCTCAGGGCCGAGCGGGGTGGGTCGCAGAAAATTCACCCGTAACGATGCGGTTACGAAGCGCAGATATGGCGCGGTTCCCGGTTCACGTCCGGCGGCAGCGTAGGCCGCGGCGGCTGCGGTGCCGGTGCCGTGGCAGTCGATCAGCGAGGCGAGCAGCCCGCCGTAGACATAACCGGGTATTGCCGTATGGTATGAACGGGGCGTGAAACGGGCGATGGCTTCGTTGCCGTTCCATACACTCTTGATATGTGATATGCAACCCATCGGGGTTGAGACGACCACAACCGTAGCAGTGGCTCAATTCATCGGGGTAGGTGTCTTGAATAGCTTGCATGACCTGTCCTGTACAACATCGTAGATTACGGTCGGCGGAGATAGATCCAGGCTGAGGGGCCGCGTTGCCCCATGACGACAGTTTCACCGGGGACAAACTGCTCGATAATAAACCGCTCCTGGAGCGCTGTCATGAGCAGGTTTTGATCGACTCTGGTTTTCAGCATCTGTGCATCAGGCTTTGTCGCGTCGCTGAGATGAACGAAGAACACGAACAGGCCGCCGGGCTTGAGGAGGCGGCGCACTTCATCGAGATAAGCGTACAATTCCGGTTCGCTAAAGCCATGGCCGCAGCCGACATCAATCGCCAGATCGTAGGGTTCGTTCAGAAATGCCAGATTGGTGGCATCAGCCACGAAGAGACGTACCCGGTCACCAACACCGGCAGCCGCTACGCGCTCTTGCGCCATGGCGATGGCTTCAGGGACAAAATCGACCCCATCAACCTGCCAGCCTGCGCGAGCCAGCCAGACACAAGCGCGCCCGGTGCCACAGCCGAGGTCTATAGCCCGGCTTGGTGGTAACTCCTGACTGAGCGCAATGATCTCAGGCGGTGGATCGGGGTGATCCCACGGAATCTCACCGGTCAGATAACGCTCACGCATGCGCTGAAAACGGTCAGACATAGTACAAAACCTCTGTTACAGATCGTGTCTTGCCCGTTTCAAGGCCCGATCAATATCACGGGCCGCATCGCGCCGGGCAATATCCTCGCGCTTATCGTAGATCTTCTTCCCACGTGCTACACCAAGCTCAACTTTAGCCCGGCGTCCTTTGAAATAGACCTTCAGCGGCACCAGGGTCATCCCCTTCATGCGCACCAGGCCATTGAGGCGGTTGATTTCACGTCGGTGCAGCAGCAGTTTGCGCGGACGCATCGGATCGTGGTTGAAGTATTTGCCCGACTGCTCGTAAGGCGCAATGTGGGCATCATACAGGAACACTTCATCATCGATCACACGGGCAAAACTGCCGCGCAAGTTGACCCGTCCGGCGCGCACCGATTTAATTTCGCTGCCGGAGAGGACAATGCCCGCTTCAATCGTCTCTTCAATATCGTAATCGTGGCGCGCCTTACGGTTCTCGGCGACCACACCAGGGTGTTTGTGTTTTGTTGCTGTCACGTCTCACTCACTCAGAACAGAAACTGACGACGGTACCGGTTGGGGATCGTTGATCAGCCATTCAATCGCACTTCCCAGGCCAATCGTAGCCCAGAAGAGAGCCGCCATGTGGCTAAACTCAATATTGAAAAAGTAGTGGTCGGCCAGCCCGACGGCCAGTGCGGCGACGATGGCCCCCTGGCAGCCCAACAACCAGCTCGATGCTTCCTCATCGAGGGCCGGCAGAATGCGCAGACTACGGGTAAACCAGAGCGCGACCAGGCCAAGAAACACTGCCAGTCCAACCAGACCCATCCGTTGACCAATCGCCAGGTAGATGCTACTCACCCCGGCGGAGAGGTCAAGATCGGGAGCCTGACCGAAGCCAATGCCAAACACCGGATAACGCTGAATGATCGCAATCGCATTGGCGTATTCGTCGAGCCGCATCTGTTGTGCCTGATCGCGGAACTGGACGCCGGAGAGTACCCGGTTGATAAACTCATCGGCATAACCCAGCCCAAAGAGCAGCACGGCACCGAGAATACTGACTGCCAGCATATGACGCCAGAGCTGTCGGTAGCGCACAGTGGCCAGAAAGGCGGCGGCAATGATCAGGCCGAAGAGGGCTGCCCGCGAAAACGTTAACAGGAGAGTCAGCACCTGCACGCCACCAAGCATTGCCAGCATCCAGCGCGGCAAGATGGGGCGCGGCGCTGCCAGTTGGGTGAGGGTGAGCACTGCTACCAGGGCCAGCATCCCACCAAAGCTGTTCGGATCGACGCCGAAACCGATGGCCCGCTCCAGCCCATTCGGATCATCTTCCACATACCGCAACACACGGCCACTGGTCGGATACCCGATCCGCCCTAGCGCAACCAGCAGTTGGAGGGCCATCGCGTCGGGCAACACCCACAGGATCAATCCGATCAGTGCCGAAATACCGCCCACAATGATGAGGGTACGGACGATCAACCGGGCAGTAGCGCGGTCGCGCACACAATTGATCACGGTGAAGTAGCAGATCACACCAAGGACAAATTTTGCATAATTGTGAAGTGTTTGCGGGTCTGGTAAGCCACGAGCACCGAGCACCAGTGAAAAGAGCGTCAGGCCAAGAAAGCCAATCAGGGACAGGCCGAGCGAACCGAAGCGTACATCATAGGCATCGGAACGGGCCAGGCTACGTAAAAACCAGACCGCATTCAGGGCCACCAACACCAGGGTCAGAAAGTTGGGTGTAATGATCGCCTTAAACGGCAGCGTACCGAACGGAATGATCGTCGCCACTGCCAGCGCTGCAATCAGCCCGGCCTGGACACTGACCAGCAGGGCTGTGGCAACAAAAAGTGCCAGCAGACCGGCGATGGCGTAGAGCGGTCCGAAGGCCGTGACACCACCAATAATACCGCCGGTGACCAGGGCCAGACCGGCGGTGAGCAGAGGCGATTGAACAATACGGTCGCGCAACGATACGGGTTGCGCAGAAGGATTAACGAGCATACGGCATATCAGAGATGCGCATCAGCTTATCCCAGCGGTGGGTTGCCTCGATATAGCGTACCGTTCCCGAACGAGAACGCATAACCACGCTGTGCGTGCGGGCACCGCCACCAAAATATTCTACACCACGCAGAAACTCTCCCGACGTGATACCGGTTGCCGCGACAACCACATTTTCGCCGCGCACCAGATCGCGGGTTGTCAGCACCTGTTTCGGGTCAAGACCCAGTTCAGCAAGACGCGCCCGCTCTTCATCGTTGCGGGGCCAGACCTTGCACTGAATCTCGCCACCCAGACATTTCAGCGCGGCGGCAGTCAACACCGCTTCGGGAGCACCACCGATTCCCATCAGAATATCTGCGGGCGGATTTTCAATACTTGTCATAATACCGGCACTCACATCGCCGTGGGGAATTAACTTAATGCGAGCACCGATCTCACGAATTTGACGGATCAAATCCTTATGACGTGGACGGTCGAGCACGACTACCGTCACATCTTCCACCTGTTTATTGAGGGTACGGGCAACGGCGCGGATATTGTAGGCAACCGGAGCATTGATGTCAATCACTCCCTTTGCCCGTTCGCCAACGGCCAGCTTATCCATATACGGGATACCGCGCCAGTTATAGAACGAATGGCGTTCAGCGACGGCAACAATCGCGATAGCGCCGGGCATACCCTCAGCCAGCAGGGTCGTACCCTCGACCGGATCAACCGCTACATCAATCTCTTCCCCTTCGCCGTTTCCTACCCGCTCACCGATATACAACATCGGTGCCTCGTCCTTCTCCCCCTCGCCGATGACCACAATCCCGTTCATTGGCACGCTATTCAGCGCCATGCGCATGGCATCAACCGCGGCCTGATCGGCGCTGTTTTTATCACCGCGACCCATCCAGCGTCCGGAGCGCAGAGCAGCAGCTTCAGTTGCGCGCACCAGATCCATCCCAAGGTTACGCTCCATCGCGCACCTCCATCCTCACACACCGGCAATCCCCTCGCAAAGGCGCGCCGGCTTGCGCCTTCCTGTTGTCCTGCATTGTAGCATAGAAGAACTGGTGACCTGCGAAGCGTAGAGCCTCTGCTATTTCTGGTTTTGATCACCGGTGATGATTGTGCTGCCACTGACATTCCCGCCAATCGCAACCGAACGGTTGCCGGAGGCGATGACGTTCACCCCGGCAGGCCGAATCTGACCCAACAGGCTTGTCAGTTCCGCCGCTAATGTAGGGTCGTCGGCTAGTAGTTTCTTGAGTTGTTGTCGGAATGTAGCCTGCGCATCAGGATCATTGGGTGTTTTGGCAACATCTTCTGCTGCTTCCTGGGCAGCAGCTTTACCGGCGATCTTCGGTTGCAGCTTCTGCCATAACGCTTTCGCCCAGTTCCATCCCTCGGTACCCAGGTTCTTACCCGCCTCTTCGGCGGCAGTTTCACCGGCTTTGAGTAAATAGGGGAGAAAAGGGGCTAGAAAGGCGACCAGTTGTTGCAGCGCTTGTGGATCCACGGACGACTCCTGTGCTTCCTTCAGTTGGCAGATACGATGATGATTCATTATAGCTACTTTTATCGCGGCTTGCGGCAAGAAAAACCGTGATCTTGTCCGATAGAGGTAGAACTTCTTTCCGATCGATTGCCTTGCCCGCACGTCATGCGCGTGTTGTGGCGTTTGGAGTGCGGCAGCCATGCTGCCGCACCAGCCGTGCTTCGGGCCGGGCGCTTGTCACGCGGTTGACCGTGCTAGTCACGGGTATGCGGTGTGTGCTCGTCACGACTATAGAGTCCGTCAGTAAACGTGAGATAACGTCTAAGCAAGGGGGCTGACAACCATCTTCGCTGCCATCACACGCTGGATTGATTGCCTTGCTCGCTCATCATGCACGTGTCGCAGCGTTTGGAGTGCAGCAGCCATGCTGCCGCACCAGCCGTGCTTCGGGCCGGGCGCTTGTCACACTATTGACCGTGCTGGTCACGGGTATGCGGTGTGTGCTCGTCACGACCATAGAGTCCGTCAGTAGCATGAGATAACTTTTAGCATACACCCGCCACGTCGGTTGCGACCCGCCGTCGTGTCCTCTGTGGCCTGGTGGTTTTCATGTCGCCACCAGGTTCCAGCGAACGCTGCCTGCATCCAGTCACCGTGTGATTATTTTACATGTTATAATCTTGCGGTAATAGGGCTTAAGATGCTGATGTACAAGTGAGGCTACCGATGCAGAACCTATGGCACGATCTGGAACCCGGTCCAGACGTTCCGAATGTCATTCATGTTGTAGTTGAAATTCCAAAGGGATCACGCAACAAATATGAATTTGACAAGCGGATTGGGGCATTCCGCCTTGATCGCGTGCTCTACTCTGCCGTGCAATACCCCGGCGATTACGGCTTTATGCCGCAGACGTACTACGATGATGGCGATCCGCTCGACGTGCTGGTGATGACCAACCTGCCCACCTTCCCCGGTTGTATTGTCGAAGCACGGCCACTGGGGTTGTTCCGTATGCTCGATAAGGGTGAGCCGGATGACAAAGTGCTCGCCGTGCTACAGTACGATCCCTTCTTCGCCGACTACCACAACTACACGGCACTGCCGGCGCACTATCTGCGCGAAGTCGAGCACTTCTTTACCGTTTACAAAGACCTGGAGGGCTCACGGGTCGAACCGGTCGGCTGGGAGTCGGCGGATGTGGCTCGCGAGCGGATTCAGTACTCGATAGATCGCTACTGGGATATGCGCGCCGGTCGCGTGCTCAAACGTGCCTGATCGGATGGTCATGACTTCACGCCGTTCACTTTCGCATCGCACAGCCTATTCGGCGGGCGGTGTTATTTATCGGATTGTTGCCACGCAGATCGAAGTGGCACTGATTGCAACCGATCGTGGTGAGCGTTGGGGGCTGCCCAAAGGGCACGTAAACCGGGGCGAAACCGCGGAGGCTGCGGCTGTGCGCGAAATAGCCGAAGAGACCGGGCTTGAGGGCGTTGTGGAGCGGCATCTGGCGACAATTGAGTACTGGTTTCGCTCCGGTCATGGCCGGGTCCACAAGTATGTCGATCTGTTTCTGCTCCGCTATGAACGGGGTGAGGTGCGACCACAGATCGGCGAAGTTGACGATGCTCGCTGGTTCCCGCTCGATGAAGCGCTCCAGCGGGTTTCATTCGAGCGGGAACGTGATGTGCTGTTGTTGGCCCGGCAGGCACTCTGTGATGCGAGCGGTAATGCAAAGGTATGATCTACACTATCGAAGTGCAACTGGATGAAGGTATCACCGCCGATAGCGAGCTGGTTGAACGCGCTGCGGCGGCAGTGCTGGCCGCCGAGCAGATGCCGGAAGGCTGTGAGGTTGGAATTCGCATCACCACCGATGATGAGCTTCACCGTCTGAATCGCGATTTTCGCGGGGTTGATGCGCCAACCGATGTTCTTTCGTTTGCCGATGATGGGCACGATAGCCGCTTTGTGGTCGCACCGGATCAGCCACGCTACCTCGGCGATATTGCGATCTCGTACCAGCGGGTCCTGGCCCAGGCCGCCGAGTACGGCCACAGTCCGGCTCGCGAACTGGCGTATCTGACAGTGCATGGCGTTCTGCACCTGCTCGGCTACGACCACGAGCAAGGCCCCGCTGAAGCGGCACGCATGCGTACCCGCGAAGAAGAGATCATGACTATCCTTGGTCTGCCACGCGAGTAGTATCTGTTTCACGGATGATATTTGTGTTGGAATGGGGGTGGAAGGCATTCCTTCCGCCCTCATTGCATGTCACTCGCCTATCGCTGATTGCGGTTCGCTGACCGATCAAACCCGCCAATTCACCTGCCTAGCGCCGGTGTCGGCCAAAGATCATGTCAACGCCGTAGTCGATTACCAGATAGAGACCAACCGCCAGCAGCAGTAATCCCCACCACGGCATCTGCAAAAAGATCACAATATGCAGGCGCGACCAGATCAACCAAAAGACGAACAAGATGATCAACGTACTGATGAGTGAACGAATCTGACGTGTCATAAGCTCCGATCCTGCTCTGGTGCCACTACCGTGGCAGTGCTTGCCGTTTGCCGCCGAAACCTGGTGTACCTCATTCAACCTGCTGGCGTATGTCACATGATCTGTACATGCGTTTTCAAGGGAATTATTCCCCATCTTTTGCATCATGTAGTACTACGCTATTTTGATACTAATAGCCTATTGCTAACCATCCTTTCAGGCAGATACATTATGACCAGTATTCGTTCAGTTTTCATTGTTGCGGAGGAGACCAATGCCACTGCCTTTCATCCCTCTCATTTTGTTGGGTGGCTCGGTAATTGCCGGCATCAAGGGCGCCGTTGATACTTTCTCTGCCATTCAACAGATCAACGAACTACAAGAGGCGTACAACGAGCGACGAGCTGAATACGAAGAACGTAGAGCAGAGTACGAAAAAGCTCACAATCGCCTTGTTGTTCGTATGAATGAACTCAACGATCTGCGCCTGCGTGCATATGATACGATCAAAGAAGCTGCTGAGTTTCTGAAACGGGCAAAAGTCAAGAAGCGACATCTTGCTGAACGAATTGCCAGGCCGCGTCTGGAACAACCCGACAATTGGCAAGGTGCCCACGTTGATCCCATCGAGGCATTTCAGGCTGTGCTTAAAGCGGGTGGGGCCGGCACAGCAACAGCCGCAACGGTCTACAGCACTGTTGGCACTTTGGGTGTCGCCTCAACCGGTACAGCGATCAGCACGTTGAGTGGAGCCGCTGCCACCAATGCGACACTGGCCTGGCTGGGTGGAGGTGCGCTGGCTGCCGGTGGTGGCGGGATGGCACTCGGTACGGCTGTGCTCGGCGGATTGGTTGCCGGTCCGGCCCTGTTGACTGCCGGTTTCTTCGCCCAGGGAACAGTTGCTCAGATTAAAACTAAAGTCGAACGACAGATCGCAGAGATGGGAGCCGCTGAAGAGGAGATGCAAAATCGCATTGCTGAATACAAGGTTATTCAAGACCGTATCGAAGAGCTGGAGATGACGATCAAGCAGATGAACGCTACCCTGACCGACATGCTCGCCACTGCCGATCCGAACCGTGATCAAGACCTGTTTGAGATAGCAAGGGTTGCGAAGGGGCTGGCTGAGGCCATTGATGTGAAGACATTACCACAGGCAGCCTGAGACAGAGGAATAACTATGAGCAATCCTGCACAGCATATTATTCGATACGCCGCTCGCCAGGTGCCCGCGCTCGACGCCATCTCGGTCATTACCGCCTTTACCGAGACACTTAAGATTATCCAGGCCGAAGAGACAAAGCGTGCGCAGATTGCGGCGCAGCGCGATGTGTTGATCGAGGCGCTTGAGATCGAGCGCGAGGTTATGCTGGCCTACTTTGAGCAGCGCTTCGCCGAGCGCCGGCAAGCCCTTGACCGCTTCTTTCTCCTGCTGGATTACGGTGTCACCCACCACGATACGGCGAGTATCGATGCTGCGCTCACCGGTATTCTTGGCATTATTCAAGACAATCCGCTACGTGATTTTGAGACGTTCAAAAAGTGTATGGCGCGCCCGGATTTTATAATTGAATTGTGATTGTGTTTCCGGCGAGCGACCGGCAGCGGAGAGATGAATGTATGACGCCAGGGGACATTAGCCATTGCCCCCTGGCGTCGTTCATGCTGCTCGTGAGGTAGAACCGGTTTCAAAAACATCTACCATTGCCGGCAGATTCTACGATTGTAACGAGCACAGCCGGCATCCTCGTGACCAAATCGGTTCAACAGCGGGCCACGCGCCGGATTGTGAGCACGGCTGGCGCGGTAGCACGGCTGCCGCACTCCATACGCTGCGCCACATCCTCTGTGGTGACCAACGCACCTCAACCCCCGTTATCATCCCCGCTCACTTCCGCTACAGTTCCATCCTTTCCGTGCGCTCCCCCGCCAGCCGCACCACCTCGCCCCAGCTCTGCACCAGCGCATTGTACGACAGCGCCTCATCAGCCCACTTCTTGCGCTCGCAGATGCTGTACAGGCGGTAGGCCAGCTCACGGGCCACCGCGGTGCCATCACGTGCTGGATTGATTGCCTTTTCCGCCCATTATGGGCCTGTCGCGTCGTTTGGCGTGCGGCAGCCACGCTGCCGCACCAGTCGTGCGAATGCAGGTTCCCTGCAGTGGTCAGGTCATTCGCCCACGTAAACTGCGCGCCTACTCCCAATCATCTTCTTCTGCCGGTAGCGGTGGATGTGTCGCCGGGCCGGCAACCCGGATATGCTCGCAAATGGTTGCCCGTTGGCC
This genomic window from Chloroflexus aurantiacus J-10-fl contains:
- a CDS encoding ABC transporter ATP-binding protein → MNVATEPAIVVHQLSKIYEVPERDPGLLAAVRSLFRRRVRAIPAVSAVSFTIQPGEVVGFLGPNGAGKTTTLKMLTGLLHPTAGDVRVFGYIPSRREPAFLRRITLVMGNRNQLQWDLPALDSFELLRAIYRLPPAAFRATRDELIELLEVGHLVRKPVRNLSLGERMKMEIIGALLHRPQALFLDEPTLGLDVTMQRRIRAFVAEYNRRTGATVLLTSHYMADVEALCRRVIVIHHGQVLFDGPLHNLVDQFAAYRKLIVTLSESGSDLSRFGEVIDQDGLRYTLRIPKATAPAVTARILAEVPVADVTVEEPPIDDVIEQVFAVGASH
- the smpB gene encoding SsrA-binding protein SmpB; translated protein: MTATKHKHPGVVAENRKARHDYDIEETIEAGIVLSGSEIKSVRAGRVNLRGSFARVIDDEVFLYDAHIAPYEQSGKYFNHDPMRPRKLLLHRREINRLNGLVRMKGMTLVPLKVYFKGRRAKVELGVARGKKIYDKREDIARRDAARDIDRALKRARHDL
- a CDS encoding ABC transporter permease; its protein translation is MELVRLIAIFARVGILNEMQYRVNFFFQMLESAISLATGLIGLGLVFQHTTILAGWQPAELLVVMGIYVLMSGIVQAVIQPNMLRLAQDVLEGKLDYALTKPVDSQLLVSIREWQAWRFTNVVLGLLVVGWALVSLQASVSLGQIVLFVLMLGCGVVALYAFWLILATTSFWVIQIESLINLFEGIFAAGRWPTSIYPGWLRAILTFLVPVAFAVTVPAEALTARLNSSTLALAVGVSFTLFLLARLLWRWGVRRYSGASA
- a CDS encoding O-antigen ligase family protein — protein: MLVNPSAQPVSLRDRIVQSPLLTAGLALVTGGIIGGVTAFGPLYAIAGLLALFVATALLVSVQAGLIAALAVATIIPFGTLPFKAIITPNFLTLVLVALNAVWFLRSLARSDAYDVRFGSLGLSLIGFLGLTLFSLVLGARGLPDPQTLHNYAKFVLGVICYFTVINCVRDRATARLIVRTLIIVGGISALIGLILWVLPDAMALQLLVALGRIGYPTSGRVLRYVEDDPNGLERAIGFGVDPNSFGGMLALVAVLTLTQLAAPRPILPRWMLAMLGGVQVLTLLLTFSRAALFGLIIAAAFLATVRYRQLWRHMLAVSILGAVLLFGLGYADEFINRVLSGVQFRDQAQQMRLDEYANAIAIIQRYPVFGIGFGQAPDLDLSAGVSSIYLAIGQRMGLVGLAVFLGLVALWFTRSLRILPALDEEASSWLLGCQGAIVAALAVGLADHYFFNIEFSHMAALFWATIGLGSAIEWLINDPQPVPSSVSVLSE
- a CDS encoding ABC transporter permease: MSGIIDFYRAAMKQAILVQFQYRAANYFYIIGMISEPIIYLVVWSVVAAAQGGTVGGYDAGAFAAYYIVWTLVRNMNIVFTPYGWEQRIRTGELSAVLLRPLHPLHYDIAFFAGWKVVVILFWLPIAAVLAWLFRPTLAPTWLEIAVFAVAIWGAFLIRMMFLWLLGLISFWTTRVAAIYELFFAFELFLSGRIAPLALFPEWARTLADWLPFRWTFGFPIEALIGQLSVAGLIGGLAMQAFWILLGLGLVLLVWRRAVQRYTAVGG
- a CDS encoding class I SAM-dependent methyltransferase, which translates into the protein MSDRFQRMRERYLTGEIPWDHPDPPPEIIALSQELPPSRAIDLGCGTGRACVWLARAGWQVDGVDFVPEAIAMAQERVAAAGVGDRVRLFVADATNLAFLNEPYDLAIDVGCGHGFSEPELYAYLDEVRRLLKPGGLFVFFVHLSDATKPDAQMLKTRVDQNLLMTALQERFIIEQFVPGETVVMGQRGPSAWIYLRRP
- a CDS encoding alpha/beta hydrolase; translation: MSTVQLEWITTQPSSPRPAPPVVLVHGAWHGAWCWTEQAIPDLVARGLTVHAISLRGHGRSAPAGPLTTICDYVRDVQTVVRKLPQPPLVVGHSSGGYVVQLLMSGRCGTAPPLAGAVLLCSSPVSSPTYFLRRLRERAPMVDIRALLRREAEAVRAALFRADIAPADLERYRRQLVREPPLVTLTSMVIRPRPLRVQVPVLVIAAGCDAIFDVPAQQELAAAYRAELIVIPEAAHDLMLDPAWPLAGAAIAHFAATLHRSVPSTAR